In a single window of the Antennarius striatus isolate MH-2024 chromosome 3, ASM4005453v1, whole genome shotgun sequence genome:
- the LOC137592687 gene encoding mothers against decapentaplegic homolog 4-like isoform X2 — protein MWYFFCLSTGLKGTAWVHHQWRQLCLPLLVAGRKGFPHVIYARLWRWPDLHKNELKHNKYCQFAFDLKCDNVCVNPYHYDRVVSPGIDLSGLTITSCVPSSALMVKDEYDFDGPHSLPPLDGGHSIQTVRHPPSSSCLTPTESFAMPNLLPPSETSTVPFPAIIPGTGSAGSTWSRNTCLTHNLSHHTNGHLQHHPPMPHLPPYWTVHNELAFQPPVSNHPAPDYWCSIAYFEMDVQVGETFKVPSSCPIVTVDGYVDPSGGDRFCLGQLSNVHRTEAIERARLHIGKGVQLECKGEGDVWVRCLSDHAVFVQSYYLDREAGRAPGDAVHKIYPSAYIKVFDLRQCHRQMQQQAATAQAAAAAQAAAVAGNIPGPGSVGGIAPAISLSAAAGIGVDDLRRLCILRMSFVKGWGPDYPRQSIKETPCWIEIHLHRALQLLDEVLHTMPIADPQPLD, from the exons ATGTGGTATTTCTTCTGCCTGTCCACTGGTCTGAAAGGCACAGCCTGGGTCCACCATCAATGGAGGCAACTGTGTCTGCCCCTGTTG GTTGCTGGGCGTAAAGGGTTCCCTCATGTCATCTATGCGCGACTGTGGCGATGGCCAGACCTACATAAGAATgaactgaaacacaacaaatactGCCAGTTTGCCTTCGACCTCAAGTGTGACAACGTGTGTGTCAATCCTTATCACTATGACAGAGTGGTGTCCCCGGGCATCG ACCTATCAGGGTTGACAATAACCAGTTGTGTGCCCAGCTCAGCCCTGATGGTTAAGGATGAGTATGATTTTGATGGACCACATAGTCTTCCTCCCCTTGACGGAGGACACTCCATCCAAACTGTCCGGCACCCCCCATCTAGCAGCTGCCTGACACCCACCGAATCATTTGCAATGCCAAACCTACTTCCACCTTCTGAGACCTCTACAGTACCCTTTCCTGCCATCATTCCCGGAACTGGCA GTGCTGGTTCAACATGGTCTAGAAACACCTGCTTGACACACAACCTTTCCCATCACACAAACGGCCATCTCCAGCACCACCCTCCTATGCCACATCTACCACCCTACT GGACCGTGCATAATGAGCTCGCCTTTCAGCCTCCTGTATCTAATCATCCAG CTCCTGACTACTGGTGCTCCATCGCCTACTTTGAGATGGACGTTCAGGTTGGGGAGACGTTTAAGGTGCCCTCATCTTGCCCCATTGTGACGGTGGATGGATATGTTGACCCCTCTGGAGGAGACAGGTTCTGCTTAGGCCAGCTCAGCAATGTACATCGCACAGAGGCTATTGAGAGAGCGAG GCTTCATATTGGTAAAGGGGTTCAGCTTGAGTGTAAGGGTGAAGGAGACGTGTGGGTGAGGTGCCTCAGTGACCACGCAGTGTTTGTTCAGAGTTACTACCTGGACAGAGAGGCGGGTCGAGCCCCTGGAGACGCCGTTCACAAAATCTACCCCAGCGCTTACATCAAG GTGTTTGATCTTCGTCAGTGCCACAGACAAatgcagcagcaggcagctACAGCtcaagcagcagctgcagcccaAGCAGCCGCTGTGGCTGGAAACATACCTGGACCTGGATCAGTGGGAGGGATCGCCCCAGCCATTA gtCTGTCAGCAGCGGCTGGTATCGGGGTGGACGACCTCAGGAGGCTGTGTATTCTCAGGATGAGCTTCGTTAAGGGCTGGGGGCCTGACTACCCCCGTCAGAGCATCAAGGAGACACCGTGTTGGATCGAGATCCACCTGCACAGAGCGCTACAGTTACTGGACGAGGTTCTGCACACTATGCCTATAGCAGACCCACAACCTCTGGACTGA
- the LOC137592687 gene encoding mothers against decapentaplegic homolog 4-like isoform X1: MSLINTPSSNDACLSIVHSLMCHRQGGESETFAKRAIESLVKKLKEKKDELDSLITAITTSGAHPSKCVTIQRTLDGRLQVAGRKGFPHVIYARLWRWPDLHKNELKHNKYCQFAFDLKCDNVCVNPYHYDRVVSPGIDLSGLTITSCVPSSALMVKDEYDFDGPHSLPPLDGGHSIQTVRHPPSSSCLTPTESFAMPNLLPPSETSTVPFPAIIPGTGSAGSTWSRNTCLTHNLSHHTNGHLQHHPPMPHLPPYWTVHNELAFQPPVSNHPAPDYWCSIAYFEMDVQVGETFKVPSSCPIVTVDGYVDPSGGDRFCLGQLSNVHRTEAIERARLHIGKGVQLECKGEGDVWVRCLSDHAVFVQSYYLDREAGRAPGDAVHKIYPSAYIKVFDLRQCHRQMQQQAATAQAAAAAQAAAVAGNIPGPGSVGGIAPAISLSAAAGIGVDDLRRLCILRMSFVKGWGPDYPRQSIKETPCWIEIHLHRALQLLDEVLHTMPIADPQPLD; encoded by the exons ATGTCCCTCATCAATACGCCAAGCAGTAATGATGCCTGCCTGAGCATTGTGCACAGCCTGATGTGTCACAGACAGGGTGGTGAAAGTGAGACGTTTGCCAAACGGGCAATTGAGAGCCTAGTGAAGAAACTCAAGGAGAAAAAAGATGAACTTGACTCCCTCATCACAGCTATCACCACCagtggagcccatcccagcaaGTGTGTCACCATTCAGAGGACGCTTGATGGTCGGCTGCAG GTTGCTGGGCGTAAAGGGTTCCCTCATGTCATCTATGCGCGACTGTGGCGATGGCCAGACCTACATAAGAATgaactgaaacacaacaaatactGCCAGTTTGCCTTCGACCTCAAGTGTGACAACGTGTGTGTCAATCCTTATCACTATGACAGAGTGGTGTCCCCGGGCATCG ACCTATCAGGGTTGACAATAACCAGTTGTGTGCCCAGCTCAGCCCTGATGGTTAAGGATGAGTATGATTTTGATGGACCACATAGTCTTCCTCCCCTTGACGGAGGACACTCCATCCAAACTGTCCGGCACCCCCCATCTAGCAGCTGCCTGACACCCACCGAATCATTTGCAATGCCAAACCTACTTCCACCTTCTGAGACCTCTACAGTACCCTTTCCTGCCATCATTCCCGGAACTGGCA GTGCTGGTTCAACATGGTCTAGAAACACCTGCTTGACACACAACCTTTCCCATCACACAAACGGCCATCTCCAGCACCACCCTCCTATGCCACATCTACCACCCTACT GGACCGTGCATAATGAGCTCGCCTTTCAGCCTCCTGTATCTAATCATCCAG CTCCTGACTACTGGTGCTCCATCGCCTACTTTGAGATGGACGTTCAGGTTGGGGAGACGTTTAAGGTGCCCTCATCTTGCCCCATTGTGACGGTGGATGGATATGTTGACCCCTCTGGAGGAGACAGGTTCTGCTTAGGCCAGCTCAGCAATGTACATCGCACAGAGGCTATTGAGAGAGCGAG GCTTCATATTGGTAAAGGGGTTCAGCTTGAGTGTAAGGGTGAAGGAGACGTGTGGGTGAGGTGCCTCAGTGACCACGCAGTGTTTGTTCAGAGTTACTACCTGGACAGAGAGGCGGGTCGAGCCCCTGGAGACGCCGTTCACAAAATCTACCCCAGCGCTTACATCAAG GTGTTTGATCTTCGTCAGTGCCACAGACAAatgcagcagcaggcagctACAGCtcaagcagcagctgcagcccaAGCAGCCGCTGTGGCTGGAAACATACCTGGACCTGGATCAGTGGGAGGGATCGCCCCAGCCATTA gtCTGTCAGCAGCGGCTGGTATCGGGGTGGACGACCTCAGGAGGCTGTGTATTCTCAGGATGAGCTTCGTTAAGGGCTGGGGGCCTGACTACCCCCGTCAGAGCATCAAGGAGACACCGTGTTGGATCGAGATCCACCTGCACAGAGCGCTACAGTTACTGGACGAGGTTCTGCACACTATGCCTATAGCAGACCCACAACCTCTGGACTGA